From a region of the Triticum aestivum cultivar Chinese Spring chromosome 7D, IWGSC CS RefSeq v2.1, whole genome shotgun sequence genome:
- the LOC123166508 gene encoding uncharacterized protein isoform X2, which translates to MSCNYCGEVVCSYSRLEEHLAGFRGNVRPCNLVPDSVRTSLRSSLVDRKKDQMLGKTKRLKQEHDEVPHTNPALQSPQVQQPQLQPTVSNNNRCFVHYQPDLTQAKEITYSSCQPKPKVETSDYFDSQLAKSIGKFFSEAAPEPGVLHSSSLKEMVVFSHGPGPVMPTYEAVLQEQLRETENRAKELKQEWQTSGCTVIVHSWKSKCTKSFVSVLVHCSKGTLFLRSIDVSEITEDFDELESMLSRVVEDVGAHNIVQIVMNDVSPHMQMARQYVLNKYDCFFFTLCADHCINLLLEKIAALEHVSEVQMKAREITRFLYDHALPMKLKGRYVQEEILSSSYLKFVAMFITLERLVSARVDLVQMLNSPKWISSGWACLDLFKRIQSIVKTDDEFWHAAAKVIKVTHPLVSVLYKLEYDICPMGILYEAMDRAKEEISLNIGDESDFYWCMIDRIWDDYLHSPLHAAGQMLNPRIFYTAGFKPDTEISSGIAACTIQLGKAHYNARKASAQLKVYEKKLGYFDTDPAMQQIMELPQVQWWSTHGARVPDLQTLARRVLSQTCFGATRYNIDCSLSEKLHAEWDEMTLLEQERFQQKEYVHYNSVLARASPLLHGSSLKQHNRVTLVLHDWIRPQKQAAGPPLTE; encoded by the exons ATGAGCTGCAATTACTGCGGTGAGGTGGTTTGTAGTTACAGCCGTCTAGAGGAACATTTAGCAGGCTTCAGGGGCAATGTTCGTCCATGCAACCTAGTACCGGACAGTGTCAGGACAAGCTTAAGGAGTTCACTTGTGGATCGCAAGAAAGATCAGATGCTCGGAAAGACGAAGAGACTGAAGCAAGAACATGATGAGGTTCCTCACACAAACCCAGCCCTTCAATCTCCTCAAGTCCAGCAACCACAGCTACAACCAACTGTGTCCAATAACAACCGCTGCTTTGTTCATTATCAACCGGATCTGACGCAGGCCAAGGAAATCACATATAGTTCTTGTCAACCGAAACCCAAGGTTGAGACAAGTGATTACTTCGATTCTCAGTTGGCAAAGTCAATAGGCAAGTTCTTCTCCGAAGCTGCACCTGAGCCTGGTGTTCTCCATTCATCATCTTTGAAGGAGATGGTTGTGTTTTCCCATGGGCCTGGGCCTGTAATGCCTACGTACGAAGCTGTTCTGCAGGAGCAACTAAGAGAAACTGAGAACCGCGCAAAGGAACTCAAGCAAGAGTGGCAAACAAGTGGCTGCACTGTAATTGTGCATAGTTGGAAGAGCAAGTGTACCAAAAGCTTCGTAAGTGTCCTGGTGCACTGCAGCAAAGGTACGCTGTTCCTGAGATCCATTGACGTCTCTGAAATCACTGAGGACTTTGATGAGCTAGAATCAATGCTTTCTCGCGTGGTTGAAGATGTTGGTGCTCATAACATTGTTCAGATTGTCATGAATGACGTGTCACCCCATATGCAGATGGCACGGCAGTATGTGCTAAATAAATATGATTGTTTTTTCTTCACACTATGTGCTGACCATTGCATCAACCTTCTGCTTGAGAAAATAGCAGCGCTCGAGCATGTCAGTGAAGTCCAAATGAAGGCAAGGGAAATTACAAGGTTTTTATATGACCATGCACTGCCAATGAAACTGAAAGGAAGGTATGTTCAGGAGGAGATTTTGAGCAGTTCTTATTTAAAATTTGTGGCAATGTTCATCACATTAGAGAGGTTAGTTTCTGCAAGAGTAGATCTGGTGCAGATGTTAAACTCGCCTAAATGGATTTCCTCTGGTTGGGCTTGTCTTGATTTGTTCAAGCGTATCCAGAGCATAGTAAAGACAGACGATGAATTTTGGCATGCTGCTGCAAAAGTCATCAAGGTTACACACCCACTTGTCAGTGTGTTGTATAAACTGGAATATGATATCTGTCCGATGGGTATCTTGTATGAAGCCATGGATAGAGCAAAAGAAGAGATATCTCTCAATATCGGAGATGAAAGTGACTTTTATTGGTGTATGATTGATCGGATATGGGATGATTACTTGCATAGTCCTCTCCATGCTGCTGGTCAGATGCTAAACCCAAGGATCTTTTACACAGCTGGATTCAAGCCTGATACTGAGATCAGCAGCGGCATCGCGGCCTGTACAATCCAACTGGGCAAGGCTCATTACAATGCCAGAAAAGCATCTGCACAATTGAAAGTGTATGAGAAGAAGTTGGGCTATTTTGACACAGATCCAGCAATGCAGCAAATCATGGAATTACCACAAG TTCAATGGTGGTCGACGCACGGGGCTCGCGTGCCCGACCTGCAGACCCTGGCGAGGCGCGTCCTGAGCCAGACGTGCTTCGGCGCCACCAGGTACAACATCGACTGTAGCCTGTCTGAGAAGCTGCACGCCGAGTGGGACGAGATGACGCTGCTCGAGCAGGAGAGGTTCCAGCAGAAGGAGTACGTCCACTACAACAGCGTCCTCGCGCGCGCCTCCCCGCTCCTGCACGGCTCCTCCTTGAAGCAGCACAACAGGGTCACCTTGGTGCTGCACGACTGGATCAGGCCGCAGAAACAAGCCGCTGGGCCGCCACTGACTGAGTGA
- the LOC123166508 gene encoding uncharacterized protein isoform X1 — protein sequence MVFSAQGPQTSNHGKERHGKTIDEEGSRMSCNYCGEVVCSYSRLEEHLAGFRGNVRPCNLVPDSVRTSLRSSLVDRKKDQMLGKTKRLKQEHDEVPHTNPALQSPQVQQPQLQPTVSNNNRCFVHYQPDLTQAKEITYSSCQPKPKVETSDYFDSQLAKSIGKFFSEAAPEPGVLHSSSLKEMVVFSHGPGPVMPTYEAVLQEQLRETENRAKELKQEWQTSGCTVIVHSWKSKCTKSFVSVLVHCSKGTLFLRSIDVSEITEDFDELESMLSRVVEDVGAHNIVQIVMNDVSPHMQMARQYVLNKYDCFFFTLCADHCINLLLEKIAALEHVSEVQMKAREITRFLYDHALPMKLKGRYVQEEILSSSYLKFVAMFITLERLVSARVDLVQMLNSPKWISSGWACLDLFKRIQSIVKTDDEFWHAAAKVIKVTHPLVSVLYKLEYDICPMGILYEAMDRAKEEISLNIGDESDFYWCMIDRIWDDYLHSPLHAAGQMLNPRIFYTAGFKPDTEISSGIAACTIQLGKAHYNARKASAQLKVYEKKLGYFDTDPAMQQIMELPQVQWWSTHGARVPDLQTLARRVLSQTCFGATRYNIDCSLSEKLHAEWDEMTLLEQERFQQKEYVHYNSVLARASPLLHGSSLKQHNRVTLVLHDWIRPQKQAAGPPLTE from the exons ATG GTTTTTTCCGCACAAGGTCCTCAGACAAGTAATCATGGAAAAGAAAGGCATGGCAAAACCATTGATGAGGAAGGCAGCAGAATGAGCTGCAATTACTGCGGTGAGGTGGTTTGTAGTTACAGCCGTCTAGAGGAACATTTAGCAGGCTTCAGGGGCAATGTTCGTCCATGCAACCTAGTACCGGACAGTGTCAGGACAAGCTTAAGGAGTTCACTTGTGGATCGCAAGAAAGATCAGATGCTCGGAAAGACGAAGAGACTGAAGCAAGAACATGATGAGGTTCCTCACACAAACCCAGCCCTTCAATCTCCTCAAGTCCAGCAACCACAGCTACAACCAACTGTGTCCAATAACAACCGCTGCTTTGTTCATTATCAACCGGATCTGACGCAGGCCAAGGAAATCACATATAGTTCTTGTCAACCGAAACCCAAGGTTGAGACAAGTGATTACTTCGATTCTCAGTTGGCAAAGTCAATAGGCAAGTTCTTCTCCGAAGCTGCACCTGAGCCTGGTGTTCTCCATTCATCATCTTTGAAGGAGATGGTTGTGTTTTCCCATGGGCCTGGGCCTGTAATGCCTACGTACGAAGCTGTTCTGCAGGAGCAACTAAGAGAAACTGAGAACCGCGCAAAGGAACTCAAGCAAGAGTGGCAAACAAGTGGCTGCACTGTAATTGTGCATAGTTGGAAGAGCAAGTGTACCAAAAGCTTCGTAAGTGTCCTGGTGCACTGCAGCAAAGGTACGCTGTTCCTGAGATCCATTGACGTCTCTGAAATCACTGAGGACTTTGATGAGCTAGAATCAATGCTTTCTCGCGTGGTTGAAGATGTTGGTGCTCATAACATTGTTCAGATTGTCATGAATGACGTGTCACCCCATATGCAGATGGCACGGCAGTATGTGCTAAATAAATATGATTGTTTTTTCTTCACACTATGTGCTGACCATTGCATCAACCTTCTGCTTGAGAAAATAGCAGCGCTCGAGCATGTCAGTGAAGTCCAAATGAAGGCAAGGGAAATTACAAGGTTTTTATATGACCATGCACTGCCAATGAAACTGAAAGGAAGGTATGTTCAGGAGGAGATTTTGAGCAGTTCTTATTTAAAATTTGTGGCAATGTTCATCACATTAGAGAGGTTAGTTTCTGCAAGAGTAGATCTGGTGCAGATGTTAAACTCGCCTAAATGGATTTCCTCTGGTTGGGCTTGTCTTGATTTGTTCAAGCGTATCCAGAGCATAGTAAAGACAGACGATGAATTTTGGCATGCTGCTGCAAAAGTCATCAAGGTTACACACCCACTTGTCAGTGTGTTGTATAAACTGGAATATGATATCTGTCCGATGGGTATCTTGTATGAAGCCATGGATAGAGCAAAAGAAGAGATATCTCTCAATATCGGAGATGAAAGTGACTTTTATTGGTGTATGATTGATCGGATATGGGATGATTACTTGCATAGTCCTCTCCATGCTGCTGGTCAGATGCTAAACCCAAGGATCTTTTACACAGCTGGATTCAAGCCTGATACTGAGATCAGCAGCGGCATCGCGGCCTGTACAATCCAACTGGGCAAGGCTCATTACAATGCCAGAAAAGCATCTGCACAATTGAAAGTGTATGAGAAGAAGTTGGGCTATTTTGACACAGATCCAGCAATGCAGCAAATCATGGAATTACCACAAG TTCAATGGTGGTCGACGCACGGGGCTCGCGTGCCCGACCTGCAGACCCTGGCGAGGCGCGTCCTGAGCCAGACGTGCTTCGGCGCCACCAGGTACAACATCGACTGTAGCCTGTCTGAGAAGCTGCACGCCGAGTGGGACGAGATGACGCTGCTCGAGCAGGAGAGGTTCCAGCAGAAGGAGTACGTCCACTACAACAGCGTCCTCGCGCGCGCCTCCCCGCTCCTGCACGGCTCCTCCTTGAAGCAGCACAACAGGGTCACCTTGGTGCTGCACGACTGGATCAGGCCGCAGAAACAAGCCGCTGGGCCGCCACTGACTGAGTGA